From the Candidozyma auris chromosome 2, complete sequence genome, the window GGCGCAGTTCAAGCATCTCACGGGCTTGACGTGACCTCTGCCCTTCTTGTTTCTACCGTTGGaagctctcttctttggcatctTGCTGTTAGTACTTTGTGGGAAATAATGCGGATAGAGGAGTCTTTGTATTTATAGAGcgtttttttctttgtggaCGTCGATCGATGACTAGCTTGAATTTCGGATTTCGGGTTTCACACTTTTGTGGTGGTCACATTGCAGGAAGCGATCGATTGCTGAATAATTGTGGGATTGGTATCAACATTATATTGATAGACTTTTCTCTATTCTGTTCTGATGTCGGTCTTTAACATACCTTGTGTACTGGTAAAGGAAGTAAGAATAATAGATTATGAAAATTTTTAGACACTCTGGGTGCGACCAGTGCAGGCGGTAGATTTGATGGTAGGGTACAGTATTGATGGGTGCGACACGCACTAGAGAGGGTGCTTATTGTTAGGCACGTGTAACGAGAAAGGGCAGTAGCCCTAGTGATTGGGCACATCGTTCATTTTACCACAGGATGCTGAACAAAGCAGGAATCATTGTGTAAAGAATTCTTAGTGGTTAATCAACAACACAGACTAAGCGTGATTAGAGTTTGgtgagttggtgaagacttctcattgaagaacttgttcTCATATAGCCTttaaatggctgcgaaaccgagagagaaaaagtgAAGGGAGGTGACATAAAAGGAGCCAGTAGTGTGGAAGCCATTCGTCTTGTTTCAAAAATAGCCTGAGTATATAAGGGTGGCTTGAGTCCTCTACTATGTTGGAGATGttccttcaaaaaggaATTTTTCTACTAGAATATCAGCGTACGTCAAATATGATGAGAACAGGAATATATGATAAATCATCAACAGACAGACGTCAATGTAATTGTggttgaagaattcaaaagGGACACCCAGATTAGGAACGCTTCACTGCTACAATGTATTGGTTCCATGTCGATCTCATGGTACGTTTGGTCAGACTCACCCGCAAATGAGCAATAATGTCAGATTAAAGATATGCTGAAAAGATTACAGCCATCCAGCAGTGAGCAAAGGGCTTATATGATGAAAGTGTGCCATGAACGTAGTATTATGCAAAGTGAACATTTTGCGAGAGAAGTGATATCAATGAGTATTTTCAAATTTCTCTGAGCGTTCGAAACTGCAAAATGTGTTACAAGTAGGTCGTCCTCCGTGTGCTATGAAGGGGACCTGGCGCTGAAATTTACTGGGAATGGAGTACTAATGTGAAGAAAGTATCCTCCACACTTTAAGTTCCGCGGTTCCTCATATACTTTTGCTTTGCACCCAATCATGCAAAAGTGAAaacaagaaacaagaacagACTTGTaaaatgaaagaagctTTGGAATTCGAATTTTTAGCCCTATGCCTTGATGGAAGTGCATGACATAGAATCAACCTGGCGACTTGATTCTCGCTTTCTTGCATCTTCAAGGTTGGCACACATTGTGAAAAATGTACCAATGgaagatttttttgtcaTTGTTAACCTAAAAATAAATATTAACTCTTTTATTGATATTTTATCCCTTGAAAAAATCGTTACTTGAAGAGTACACATCAAATTGACGTATAACCAAACCATCCTCATGGGCCCTCGTGACCATTTTCCACGTGATCAAGAGCCAATGAAGCGTCTTCCTTTGTATGCCTCGCCAGTTAGCTGATTTTTTcgaaaacatcaccaccgCATTCGTGTTCAACCTTTAGAgattctctccttctcccaTCTATTCCCCTACAAAATGTATGTCTAGACTGCTCCTATGCTGCTCATACTGTTATGCTTTGTGTGAAGTTGCACAATTCGGCCCTCACGATCGCTACACTCCATCTCCACTGCCCATCTGGAACAATGAGCAAATTACATACTAGAATGGTCAGTCGCTCGACTATTGATAAAGAAATGGAGATAAAGCGGTCGGATTTTTTAGCAGCGATCTTTTAAATTGCATACTAACGTCCAGGCTTTCTCGTACGTTTGCTCGTTCACTCGCCAGACCAAACAGAGTGATGGTCAGAGGGTTATCTGTTTCCAGAACGCTCTACCAGACCAAGATCGAGGAAAAACACAAAACCGCCGAAACCATCTACGATGTTACCGGTCCTGACTCCTCGTTGATCGGTCCAGGTGCTAAGCCAGGTACTATCCCAACCGACTTGGACCAGGCTACTGGTTTGGAGAGATACGAAATCTTGGGTAAGCGCGAAGGTATTGATGTTTTCGACATGGAGAAGCCAATTAAGGAAGGTAAGGGCACAATGGAGGACCCATACTTGGTGCCCACATACATTGGTTACCGTTATGTTGGATGCAGAGGTAAGAACGGTGAAGACCACAAGGCCTACTGGATGAAGGTGGACGAGGCTGAGCCTGCTAGATGCTGGCACTGCGGCACTGTGTATGCCGCCAAGTACTTGGGTGAGCCAGGCCACTCTCACCACTAAATTCTTTAGACCTCTTTCTGCTTTAACCACCCTGCTAGACAGACAACATGGCATCACACATTTCGGCTCTGCCATTGATAATTAGGCATACATAGCCAGGGAGAAACCCTGGGATATCACAAACGACAAAAAGATGGAACGACGGTAGACAACGTAGGATAAAGAGAGATTTCATAGAGAACAGGGCACTTTGATGTCTCACCTCCGTTCGTGATATTTCATTTGGCAACTGAGTGATGCTACGTTCGtaacgaagaagatgtaTTTGACATTTTGGTACGAGTTTTGTGCAATTAAACTGACTTATCTCAAGTGGTTATTCCATGGATTCGCTTGATCGCGAAGTTCACATAGTACTGTCAACGTCAAGAACAATGTTCAAACATTTTGTATGAGAACAGGGGCCAATTGAGAAACGATCGAGCTGGGAACATTAAGCAAGCATCATCAATGACATACTACACTATATTCCTGCTAGAAGCATCTGATATGAAGCGTTTATTAACTTCTGCGCTGCTCGCTGTAGGTTCCCCGTTACAGCCATTTCTCGACTGATCTAGTCGTCACCCTCAGTCCTCCCAAAACCTATTAAACCTTGTATACAATCTCTGGAAACATTCGGCTCCCCCCATCGATTCCAAACTTTAGCTTTCCATCGCTTCAGATCTCGACTCTTCAATCGGTCCTTTGTCTAACCTTGGTGGTTGTATGCggcaattgcaaaaaaccATGCGGCTTGCGCTAACACCAGTTTCACctggagcagaagaagatgctaGATGTCCCACACTAAATGTCACAATTCTGTACACTAGCGGCAATTTGTCTCAGGTGTCCCAAACTTTACATCGTGTACAGAAGAACATGTGTGGCACTACTGTAATCGGCATCTCGGAGAAAGTGCCGCATCCCGGTGTACACTATATAGGTTTTCCAGATTCCGTTCATCGTTGTCCTCTTGTATCACCCACGTATTTTCAAATCACAACGTGTCCATGACCAAACCAAAGGTGCTCTTCATTGGtgacttgaacaaagacTTGCCTGAGTACGCCcagttcatcaagaaagtcGAGCCTGTCTTCTATGAGTTGCCAGACACCAAGGAGCAGTTGATCCACGACTTCAGAACGAAGCTCAACGACATTCAGGCGATTTACGGCGCATGGTTAGGGTTCGTGCTTCTCGGGGGTTTTACAGGTGAGATATTGGAGGCAGCGCCCAAATCGTTGCGTGTGGTATCCATTTGCTCGGTGGGACATGAACCATACAATGGAGCAGAGatggccaagaagaacatcaTCTTGACCAATGTTCCCTCAGACGGTGCTGCAAAGCCTGTGGCCGAGTTGGTCCTCTACTATACGTTGTCTGCGTTCAGAAACTTCCCATGCTA encodes:
- the COX4 gene encoding cytochrome c oxidase subunit IV — its product is MILSFSHLFPYKMLSRTFARSLARPNRVMVRGLSVSRTLYQTKIEEKHKTAETIYDVTGPDSSLIGPGAKPGTIPTDLDQATGLERYEILGKREGIDVFDMEKPIKEGKGTMEDPYLVPTYIGYRYVGCRGKNGEDHKAYWMKVDEAEPARCWHCGTVYAAKYLGEPGHSHH